A section of the Streptomyces sp. NBC_01363 genome encodes:
- a CDS encoding isochorismatase family protein gives MSRALIIVDVQKDFCEGGSVPVKGGAGRAAAIAELVRRPDERYAFVVATRDHHIDPGAHFSENPDFHDSFPVHCVVGSEGGEFHPDFAPAVDSGHVDEVVFKGAHSASKSGFEGFTQDGTTLSDWLRARDVTEIDVVGIATDHCVKATALDGARAGFTVQVLLDYTAGVAADTTRTALDELRRAGVALSGEPVVAA, from the coding sequence GTGAGTCGTGCACTGATCATCGTTGATGTGCAGAAGGACTTCTGCGAGGGCGGCAGTGTTCCGGTGAAGGGCGGCGCGGGCAGGGCCGCCGCCATCGCCGAGCTGGTCCGACGCCCCGACGAGCGGTACGCCTTCGTCGTGGCCACCCGTGACCACCACATCGACCCGGGCGCCCACTTCTCCGAGAACCCCGACTTCCATGACTCGTTCCCTGTGCATTGCGTCGTCGGCAGTGAGGGAGGCGAGTTCCATCCGGACTTCGCGCCCGCCGTGGACTCCGGGCACGTCGACGAGGTCGTCTTCAAAGGCGCGCACTCCGCCTCGAAGAGCGGTTTCGAAGGCTTCACGCAGGACGGTACGACGTTGTCCGACTGGCTGAGAGCCCGCGATGTCACCGAGATCGATGTCGTCGGCATCGCGACCGACCACTGCGTGAAGGCGACTGCACTGGACGGAGCGCGCGCGGGCTTCACGGTGCAAGTCCTGCTCGACTACACCGCCGGTGTCGCCGCCGACACCACGCGCACCGCACTCGACGAACTGCGCCGGGCCGGCGTCGCGCTCAGCGGCGAACCTGTTGTCGCTGCCTGA
- a CDS encoding GNAT family N-acetyltransferase encodes MIVIMGIHIAPAQVDDFHQVLTDHPRYWGERDLRSLHLLAVVQEFGSTCLVARAEDGIRGYIFGFVTPEGTGYVHLIATRDDARGTGLGRRLYAAFAEAAERHGARQLKAITSIENTGSIAFHRSLDFDKEVVDDYNGPGRAMAVFRRDLPFNVSCS; translated from the coding sequence ATGATCGTCATCATGGGGATACACATCGCACCGGCCCAGGTGGACGACTTCCACCAGGTCCTGACTGACCACCCTCGTTACTGGGGCGAACGCGACCTTCGGTCGCTGCACCTTCTTGCAGTGGTGCAGGAGTTCGGTTCGACCTGCCTGGTTGCCCGAGCCGAGGACGGCATCCGTGGGTACATCTTCGGGTTCGTCACCCCAGAGGGCACCGGGTACGTACATCTGATCGCTACGCGGGACGACGCCCGCGGCACCGGTCTCGGGCGTCGTCTGTACGCGGCGTTCGCCGAGGCAGCGGAACGTCATGGTGCACGGCAGTTGAAGGCGATCACATCAATCGAGAACACTGGCTCGATCGCCTTCCACCGCAGCCTCGACTTCGACAAGGAGGTCGTCGACGACTACAACGGCCCCGGCAGGGCCATGGCCGTCTTCCGCCGAGATCTGCCGTTCAACGTCTCGTGTTCCTGA
- a CDS encoding deoxyribodipyrimidine photo-lyase, whose product MTVAVVLFTSDLRLHDHPPLRAALAAADEVVPLFIRDPGVHTVGFDAPNRSAFLSECLADLDASLRRRSGRLVLRTGPVVREVCALAAECHASEVHMAAGVTGYGQRREERLRDGLGDHGVTLRVHDGVVTAVAAGTVTPAGSDHYAVFTPYFRRWSQERLRDPWPAPRTVRVPDAVHGEPLPSRDGLSGVSPGLPAGGETRGRERFSQWARKDLSGYEDRHDDLAGDATSRLSPYLHFGSLSPVELIQRARTHGGPGADAFVRQLCWRDFHHQVLAARPAASVEDYRTRHDRWRTEDEAAEDIAAWREGRTGYPVVDAAMRQLRYEGWMHNRARLLAAGFLAKTLYVDWRIGARHFLDLLVDGDIVNNQLNWQWVAGTGTDTRPHRVLNPVVQGKRFDPQGAYVRRWVPELRDVARNRIHEPWRLPERERAHLDYPEPLIDLADGLARFKHARGRD is encoded by the coding sequence ATGACCGTCGCGGTCGTCCTGTTCACCTCGGATCTGCGTCTGCACGACCATCCCCCACTGCGCGCCGCACTCGCGGCGGCAGACGAAGTGGTGCCGCTGTTCATACGCGATCCGGGTGTCCACACGGTCGGCTTCGACGCGCCCAACCGCAGCGCCTTCCTCTCGGAGTGCCTGGCCGACCTCGACGCCTCGCTGCGCCGACGCAGCGGCCGGCTGGTGTTGCGCACGGGGCCGGTCGTCCGGGAGGTCTGTGCGCTTGCCGCGGAGTGCCATGCCTCCGAGGTGCACATGGCCGCCGGCGTCACCGGATACGGCCAGCGCCGGGAGGAGCGGCTGCGTGACGGTCTCGGCGATCACGGCGTGACGCTGCGCGTGCACGACGGCGTGGTCACCGCCGTCGCCGCGGGGACGGTCACTCCGGCCGGCTCCGACCACTACGCCGTGTTCACCCCCTACTTCCGCCGCTGGTCACAGGAGCGGCTCAGGGACCCCTGGCCGGCGCCACGCACCGTGCGCGTCCCCGACGCGGTGCACGGCGAGCCGTTGCCGTCTCGTGACGGGCTGTCAGGCGTCTCCCCCGGTCTTCCGGCCGGAGGGGAGACGCGGGGGCGTGAGCGGTTCTCCCAATGGGCACGCAAGGATCTGTCCGGGTACGAGGACCGCCACGACGACCTGGCGGGCGACGCGACCTCGCGGCTGTCACCGTACCTGCACTTCGGGTCCCTCTCGCCGGTGGAACTCATCCAGCGGGCCCGCACGCACGGCGGGCCCGGGGCGGACGCGTTCGTGCGCCAGCTGTGCTGGCGCGACTTCCACCATCAGGTGCTGGCAGCACGCCCGGCGGCGTCCGTCGAGGACTACCGCACGCGGCACGACCGGTGGCGGACCGAGGACGAGGCAGCCGAAGACATCGCCGCATGGCGTGAGGGCCGCACCGGATATCCGGTCGTCGACGCAGCGATGCGCCAACTCCGGTACGAGGGCTGGATGCACAACCGGGCGCGCCTGCTGGCGGCCGGCTTCCTGGCCAAGACCCTCTACGTGGACTGGCGGATCGGCGCCCGGCACTTCCTCGACCTTCTCGTGGACGGCGACATCGTCAACAATCAGCTCAACTGGCAGTGGGTCGCCGGAACCGGCACCGATACCCGTCCCCACCGCGTGCTCAACCCGGTCGTCCAGGGCAAACGCTTCGACCCGCAAGGAGCGTACGTACGCCGATGGGTGCCGGAACTGCGAGACGTGGCACGCAATCGCATCCATGAGCCGTGGCGGCTGCCCGAGCGTGAACGGGCACACCTGGACTACCCGGAGCCGCTGATCGACCTCGCGGACGGCCTGGCACGGTTCAAGCACGCCCGCGGCCGGGACTGA
- a CDS encoding TetR/AcrR family transcriptional regulator gives MTKADFLRARSPEAKLAREEAIFAAATRLATTKGVREVTVTAIADEVGMHKSAMLRYFETREDIFLRLAGTAWHDWSAAVREQLEAITPCPHADGEQWAEAARSIAGVLAQSLVARPLFCDLLAHTPLNLERNVSTDTVRTFKKGAIAEVMSIGATISAITPLDADQARSVVTTATSMAGALWQMAAPGTQLRAFYETDPELSHSVIDVEPRLTDILTALLTGYATGTVCRAARAADARPHGGTDDTDHPGEDLGGRKQ, from the coding sequence ATGACGAAGGCTGATTTCCTGCGCGCCCGCAGCCCCGAGGCCAAGCTGGCCCGGGAGGAGGCGATCTTCGCGGCGGCGACACGCCTCGCCACGACGAAGGGGGTACGGGAGGTGACCGTGACCGCCATCGCCGACGAGGTCGGCATGCACAAGTCCGCGATGCTGCGCTACTTCGAGACGCGCGAGGACATCTTCCTGCGCTTGGCGGGCACCGCCTGGCACGACTGGTCGGCCGCGGTGCGCGAACAGCTTGAGGCCATCACACCCTGCCCCCACGCCGACGGCGAGCAGTGGGCCGAAGCCGCCCGATCGATCGCGGGCGTGCTGGCTCAGTCACTGGTGGCCCGCCCGCTGTTCTGCGACCTGTTGGCCCACACCCCGCTGAATCTGGAACGCAACGTCTCCACCGACACTGTCCGAACGTTCAAGAAGGGCGCCATCGCGGAGGTCATGAGCATCGGCGCCACCATCAGCGCGATCACACCGCTCGACGCCGACCAGGCGCGCAGTGTTGTGACGACCGCCACCTCGATGGCCGGAGCCCTGTGGCAGATGGCCGCCCCCGGCACCCAGCTCCGCGCCTTCTACGAGACCGATCCCGAACTGTCCCACTCCGTCATCGACGTCGAACCCAGGCTGACCGACATCCTGACCGCCCTGCTCACCGGCTACGCCACCGGCACCGTTTGCCGAGCCGCCAGAGCAGCGGACGCCCGCCCTCATGGGGGAACGGACGACACAGATCACCCTGGGGAGGACCTCGGCGGCCGAAAGCAATAG
- a CDS encoding oleate hydratase produces MPASKNSQVYLVGGGIASLAAAAFLVRDTGVSGENVHILEQLPIAGGSMDGAPAPTAEGGYVTRGGRMFEEEHYVCLWNLLETIPTLDDPAISVRQEMLAFNIEHPTNAKARIINGDRTIADASQLGLDARDRIDMTRLLALPERVIGARRIDDFFQPHFFTTNFWCMWRTTFAFQTWHSAIELKRYFLAFVQEFDRIHTLSGVRRSKYNQYDSVIRPIQEWLTAQGVRTEFGVTVADVDFSDAAARRVSRLHLERDGAEAGTIELGEDDYALLTIGSMTGDTTYGDRSTVPELIRDKRDGSWRLWESIAKKAPDFGRPTAFCGNIDESKWESFTLTMAGRTLLDRIQEYTGNVPGEGALMTWKDSRWLLSVVVPAQPHFRDQQENTYTLWGYSLFGDVPGDHVPKKMDDCTGAEIFDELLGHLGFDDIADEVRATTRVTTVQMPYIDAQFQRRAVADRPLVVPDGAENFAFLGQFVEIPEDVVFTVEYSVRAAMLAVYHHFGVDKEIPAMYHGLSDPKIAWSALRTAFA; encoded by the coding sequence GTGCCGGCATCGAAGAACTCCCAGGTCTACCTCGTAGGCGGCGGCATCGCCTCGCTCGCCGCAGCCGCCTTCCTCGTACGAGACACTGGCGTCTCCGGTGAGAACGTCCACATCCTGGAGCAGCTGCCGATCGCCGGAGGCTCGATGGACGGAGCCCCGGCCCCGACCGCCGAGGGCGGATACGTCACGCGTGGTGGCCGGATGTTCGAGGAAGAACACTACGTGTGCCTGTGGAACCTGCTGGAGACGATCCCGACCCTGGACGATCCGGCGATCTCGGTACGGCAGGAAATGCTCGCCTTCAACATCGAGCACCCCACGAACGCCAAGGCCCGGATCATCAATGGCGACCGCACCATCGCCGACGCCTCCCAGCTCGGTCTGGACGCCCGTGATCGCATCGACATGACTCGGCTGCTCGCGCTGCCCGAGCGGGTGATCGGTGCGCGTCGTATCGACGACTTCTTCCAGCCGCACTTCTTCACCACGAACTTCTGGTGCATGTGGCGCACGACGTTCGCGTTCCAGACCTGGCACTCGGCGATCGAGCTGAAGCGTTACTTCCTCGCCTTCGTCCAGGAATTCGACCGCATCCACACGTTGTCCGGGGTGCGGCGAAGCAAGTACAACCAGTACGACTCCGTCATCCGTCCGATCCAGGAGTGGCTCACCGCCCAGGGGGTACGGACCGAGTTCGGTGTGACCGTCGCCGACGTCGACTTCTCCGACGCCGCCGCCCGCAGAGTCTCCCGGCTCCACCTGGAGCGCGACGGTGCCGAGGCGGGGACGATCGAGCTGGGCGAGGACGACTACGCGTTGCTGACGATCGGGTCGATGACGGGCGACACCACGTACGGCGACCGCTCCACTGTCCCCGAGCTGATCCGCGACAAGCGGGACGGTTCCTGGCGACTGTGGGAGTCGATCGCCAAGAAGGCCCCGGATTTCGGCCGCCCTACCGCCTTCTGCGGCAACATCGACGAGTCCAAGTGGGAGTCCTTCACCCTCACCATGGCCGGCCGTACGCTCCTGGACCGCATCCAGGAGTACACCGGCAACGTCCCCGGCGAGGGCGCCCTGATGACCTGGAAGGACTCGCGCTGGCTCCTTTCGGTCGTCGTGCCGGCCCAACCGCACTTCCGGGACCAGCAGGAGAACACGTACACGCTGTGGGGATACTCGTTGTTCGGCGATGTCCCCGGCGACCATGTGCCGAAGAAGATGGACGACTGCACCGGCGCCGAGATCTTTGACGAACTCCTCGGCCACCTCGGCTTCGACGACATCGCCGACGAGGTCCGGGCCACCACCAGGGTGACCACCGTCCAGATGCCCTACATCGACGCTCAGTTCCAGCGTCGTGCCGTCGCCGACCGGCCTCTGGTCGTTCCCGACGGTGCGGAGAACTTCGCATTCCTCGGCCAGTTCGTCGAGATTCCCGAGGACGTCGTCTTCACCGTCGAGTACTCGGTCCGCGCGGCCATGCTCGCTGTCTACCACCACTTCGGCGTCGACAAGGAGATCCCGGCGATGTACCACGGTCTCTCCGATCCGAAGATCGCCTGGTCCGCGCTGAGAACCGCCTTCGCCTGA
- a CDS encoding SDR family oxidoreductase yields MGTHEQGDTERLHCLVTGASGYIGGRLVPELLRAGHRVRCLARSPRKLRDHPWAGDAETVQGDVTDAGSVAAAMRGIDVAYYLVHALGTGSAFEDTDRRAARVFAEQAHSAGVRRIVYLGGLTPPNVPERSLSPHLRSRAEVGRIFLDAPVPATVLRAAVVIGSGSASFEMLRYLTERLPVMVTPSWVHTRTQPIGVRDVLRYLVGSATMPDDVDRAFDIGGPDVLTYREMMCRYAAVAGLRRRLIVPVPVLTPRLSSHWVGLVTPVPASLARPLTESLRHEVVCQEHDIARYVPDPPGLPLPFDEALALALRRVREAQVATRWSSAAVPGMPSDPLPTDPDWAGGSLYQDERQLSVDASRKALWKVIEGIGGDNGWYSFPLAWAVRGWLDRFVGGVGLRRGRRDAEHLRVGDSLDFWRVEEIEPGRLLRLRAEMRLPGLAWLEMYAETDSEGRTRYRQRALFHPRGLLGHAYWWSVSPFHAVVFGGMARNITQAAAKGMSAHGTSSHGDHARSSRRRVGR; encoded by the coding sequence GTGGGCACGCATGAACAGGGGGACACGGAACGGTTGCACTGCCTGGTCACCGGAGCGTCCGGGTACATCGGCGGGCGTCTCGTACCGGAACTGCTGCGAGCGGGCCACCGGGTGCGCTGTCTGGCCCGCTCCCCCCGCAAACTCCGTGACCACCCCTGGGCGGGTGACGCCGAGACGGTACAGGGCGACGTGACGGACGCGGGCTCGGTCGCCGCCGCCATGCGCGGGATCGATGTCGCGTACTACCTGGTGCACGCCCTCGGTACCGGCTCCGCATTCGAGGACACCGACCGCCGTGCGGCCCGTGTCTTCGCCGAACAGGCGCACTCCGCCGGCGTGCGACGGATCGTCTACCTGGGCGGACTCACGCCACCGAATGTGCCCGAAAGGTCGCTCTCCCCGCATCTGCGCTCCCGGGCCGAAGTCGGGCGAATCTTCCTCGACGCGCCGGTGCCCGCCACCGTGCTGCGAGCAGCGGTCGTCATCGGCTCGGGGTCGGCTTCCTTCGAGATGCTGCGCTATCTGACCGAGCGGCTGCCGGTCATGGTCACCCCCAGCTGGGTGCACACGCGGACCCAGCCCATCGGGGTACGCGATGTCCTGCGCTATCTCGTCGGCTCGGCCACCATGCCGGACGACGTCGACCGGGCGTTCGACATCGGCGGGCCCGATGTCCTCACGTACCGGGAGATGATGTGCCGGTACGCCGCCGTCGCCGGACTGCGCCGGCGGCTCATCGTGCCGGTTCCGGTGCTCACGCCGAGGCTGTCCAGCCACTGGGTCGGCCTCGTCACCCCGGTGCCCGCCTCCCTGGCCCGCCCGCTGACGGAGTCACTGCGTCACGAGGTCGTCTGCCAGGAGCACGACATCGCCCGGTACGTGCCCGACCCTCCGGGCCTGCCGCTGCCGTTCGACGAGGCGTTGGCTCTGGCACTGCGGCGGGTGCGTGAGGCCCAGGTCGCCACCCGCTGGTCGTCCGCCGCCGTACCGGGGATGCCCAGCGATCCGCTGCCCACGGACCCGGACTGGGCCGGAGGCAGCCTCTACCAGGACGAACGGCAACTGTCGGTCGATGCGTCCCGAAAGGCCCTGTGGAAGGTGATCGAGGGGATCGGCGGCGACAACGGCTGGTACTCCTTTCCACTTGCCTGGGCGGTCAGGGGATGGCTGGACCGGTTCGTCGGCGGCGTCGGGCTCCGCCGCGGACGGCGCGACGCCGAGCACCTGCGGGTCGGGGACTCACTGGACTTCTGGCGGGTCGAGGAAATCGAGCCCGGACGGCTGCTGCGGCTGCGCGCAGAAATGCGACTGCCGGGCCTGGCATGGCTGGAAATGTACGCCGAGACGGACTCCGAGGGCCGTACCCGCTACCGGCAACGAGCGCTGTTCCACCCCCGCGGTCTGCTGGGCCACGCCTACTGGTGGTCCGTCTCCCCATTCCACGCCGTGGTCTTCGGCGGCATGGCCCGCAACATCACCCAAGCCGCCGCCAAGGGCATGAGCGCGCACGGAACCTCGTCGCACGGCGACCACGCCCGGAGCTCCCGGCGACGGGTCGGCCGCTAG